In Haliaeetus albicilla chromosome 18, bHalAlb1.1, whole genome shotgun sequence, the DNA window GTCATGTCCCATCCTCATGCCGTCAACGAGATCGCCCTGAGCCTCAATAACAAGAACCCGAGGTAAGAAGGGGGGGTCTGGTGGGGGTGGTCCCGGTGCCGGCCAGGTTTGATGGTGATGGTGCTGCTCTGCCCTAGGACAAAGGCGCtggtgctggagctgctggcgGCCGTTTGCCTGGTGAGGGGCGGCCACGAGATCATCCTCGCTGCCTTCGACAACTTCAAGGAGGTAcggggggagcaggggctgcaggagcagttTGGgatggggggcactgggggcacCACAATCAGGCTGGGATTGGGAACCAGGACCCAGGGAATGGAGGAATGGGGGACACCAGGACCAGGCTGGGATGGGGATTCTGGAACGTAGGGGGATCAGGCAAGATGATGTCAGGCTGGaatggggggtctgggggtaCCAGACTGGGATTAGGAGACTGGAGCCCAGGGGATGGGGGACCAGTGGCCAGTGGGGGGGCAAAGCCACGTTAACCCCATGTCTGCTGCCCGCTCAGGTCTGCAAGGAGAAGCACCGCTTCGAGCGGCTGATGGACTACTTCCGCAACGAGGACAGCAGCATCGACTTCATGGTGGGACACCCGGTCCTGGGCGAGGGGGAGGGTCTTTGGGACAACAGGGGGTTCTGAGGGGGCTCCTGGTGACACCAGCCCTGCCCGCAGGTCGCCTGCATGCAGTTCATCAACATTGTGGTGCACTCAGTGGAGGACATGAACTTTCGCGTCCATCTCCAGTATGAGTTCACCaagctggggctggaggagttCCTGCAGGTacagggggttgggggggccaGGGGGGCTGCCCCAAGGAGCCCCCCCATCCCTGACGCTGCCCCGATGCCTGCAGAAGTCGAGGCACACAGAGAGCGAGAAGCTGCAGGTGCAGATCCAGGCATACCTGGACAATGTCTTTGACgtgggggggctgctggaggatGCTGAGACCAAGAATGTGGCCCTGGAGAAGGTGGAAGAGCTAGAGGAGCATCTGTCCCATGTATGTGAACGcagggggacgtggggatgCTCCTCGTCATGTCCTGGGGCATCCCCTCCCAGGGTCTGGCTTTGCCCCTGGGGAGATCAACAGTGATACCGGGGGACTGGGTGGGTGGTCCCCAAGCCAGTGTCACAGCCacatttcccccctccccagctaaCGGAGAAGCTGCTGGACCTGGAGAACGAGAACATGATGCGGGTGGcggagctggagaagcagctgctgcagcgggagaaggagctggaggtggtCAAGGTACATGgggaggggctgtggggagcggggcagggtcccgtcccccgtccccccagCCTGATGCTTGCCGTCCCCAGGAGACCTACGAGCACACGAGCCACCAGGTCCACACGCTGCGGCGGATGATTAAGGAGAAGGACGAGGCTTTCCGGCGGCGCTACGGCTCTGAGCCGCCCCCCATACCGGGCATtgagccccctccccagcccgaGCCCGAACCCCTGGAGGAGGCCCTGCGGCTCCCCGTCCTGCCCCCCGTGGAGGCTGCACCCCCgccaccacccccaccaccccccctgccaccccctgcacccccgcTCCCAGGTGAGGATGGGGGAGTCTCTGGGGCATCCCCAAAACTGCAGCATCCTGGAGCTGGGCATCCCCAGGACATGGGGGGGGGCTCCGGAAACGGGGTGTGCCTGGTGCTGGACCACTCCCGAAgctggggggtccccaaaactgGGCCATCCCTGCTGGGGCACGGTCTCACCCTCACCTTCCTTCGCAGGCaagtgccccccagccccgccgctgcccgggGCTTCACCCTCCATCGCTCTGACCGTCGGGCTCTCGGGTAGGTGGGGAGGGTGCGGGGaccgtggggatggggacagtgcAGGGATGGTGGGGACAGAGAAGGGGGAGGCTTGCAGGCACCAGGGTGTCGGGGTTGCAGTCACCAAGGGACGGGTGCAGGGACCATGGCACAGGGATGGGGTGGCATAGAGGATGGTGACAGCCTGGGGACCAATGCACCGGACTTGGGTGGCTCAGGGTGGGCACAGGATATGTCCCCCTGCCCCGGTGGGGGCTAAGCCGGCTCCTGCTCCGCTGGCAGCCATCCGGATCAAGAAGCCCATCAAGACCAAGTTCCGGCTGCCCGTCTTCAACTGGACGGCGCTGAAGCCCAACCAGATCAGTGGGACGGTGTTCAGCGAGCTGGATGATGAGCGAGTGCTGGAGGTGAGCCCAGCACCCTCAGCCCGAGCGGCTGGGTGGGTGCCACCGCCGCTGCTCCCACCTCTAAGCCCCCATCTCCTTGTCCCACCAGGATCTTGACCTGGAGCGCTTCGAGGAGCTCTTCAAGACCAAAGCGCAGGGTCCGGCCCTCGACCTCGTCTGCGCCAAGAACAAGGCGTCGCAGAAGGCGGCCAGCAAGGTGACGCTGCTGGAGGCCAACCGGGCCAAGAACCTGGCCATCACCCTGCGCAAGGCGGGCCGCGGCACCGAGGAGATCTGCAGGGCCATCCACACGTACGTGCCCCCACGCTGGGGTGCAGCAGAGTGCTATTGGGGGGGCTGATGGGCttgctggggtgcaggggaccCTGGCAGGGTTCAAGGGGGCTagtgggggtgcaggggggctggctggggtgcaggggggctAGGCAAGGTGCAGGGTGGCTGGTTGGGATGCAGAGGGTCAGGCGGGATGCGTGGGGGCTGGTTGGGGTGCAGTGGGgccaggcagggtgctgggggggctgttTGGGCTGTAATGGGaccaggcagggtgcaggggggCTGGTTGGGGTGCAGAGGGGCTAGGTAAGCTTCAAGGGGGTCTggttggggtgcagggggtctGGTTGGGGTGCAATGGGGCtcaggcagggtgcaggggggctggctggggtgCAATGGGTCCACGCAGGGTGCAGGGAGGCcaagcagggtgctggggggggctgttTGGGCTGTAATGGGACCAGGCAGGGTGCAGAGGGGCTggttggggtgcaggggggctggctggggtgCAGAGGGGCTAGGTAGGCTTCAAGGGGGCTTGCTAGGGTGCAGGGGGGCTGGTAGACTTCAAGGGGGCTTGCTAGGGTGCAGAGGGTCTGGTTGGGGTGCAATGGTGCTCAGGCAGGATGCACGGGGGCTGGCTGGGGTGCAATGGGTCCACGCAGGGTGCAGGGAGGCCAagcagggtgcaggggggggctggttggggtgcaggggtgcCGAGGCATGGTGCAAGGAGCTGGTTGGGGTGCAGCGGGGAGCAGATCCCCGACGGTGCGGGCGCGGGGCAGGTTCGACCTGGCGACGCTGCCGGTGGACTTCGTGGAGTGCCTGATGCGGTTCCTGCCGACGGAGGCGGAGGTGAAGGCACTGCGGCAGTACGAGCGGGAGCGCAAGCCGCTGGAGGAGCTGGCGGACGAGGACCGCTTCATGCTGCAGTTCAGCAAGGTGGAGCGGCTGCCCCAGCGCATGGCCATCATGGCTTTCCTCGGCAACTTCACCGAAAACCTCCAGATGCTGACACCGGTACAGAGTCGGGGAGACGGGGGGATTGCACCCACTGGGGGTGCCTGGACCCTGCACCCCAGCTGagacctgccccccccccattctATCCCCCTGCAGCAGCTCAATGCCATCATCGCGGCCTCAGCCTCCGTCAAGTCCTCGCAGAAGCTGAAGCACATGTTGGAGGTGAGCATGGGGAGGCCAGACGATGTGGGGACAAGCTGGGTTGGAGTCCTGCCCTCCATCTTCACCCATAGCTGGGCAggtgggggtcccatgggggtCTTGCTCCTCCCTGACCCCACCATCCCTGGTGCTTTTCCCCTGCAGATTATCTTGGCGCTGGGCAACTACATGAACAGCAGCAAACGCGGCGCTGTCTACGGCTTCAAACTGCAGAGCCTGGACCTGGTGGGCAACCCCAGACTCCCTGGGACCGCATGGGCTCCCCAGGGTCCCATGCCACAGCCATGACCTACCCCCAAATtgtcctgcagctcctggacACCAAGTCAACGGA includes these proteins:
- the FMNL3 gene encoding formin-like protein 3 isoform X6; its protein translation is MGNVESADGEALPRGPGAASASGPGGPGLLAPGKMPMPEPCELEERFALVLSSMNLPPDKARLLRQYDNEKKWDLICDQERFQVKSPPHAYIQKLRSFLEPGVTRKFRRRVQESTKVLRELEISLRTNHIGWVREFLNDENKGLDVLVNYLSFAQCAVMLDFEGLEGGEDGALEKLRAWSRSIEDLQHPSALPAPFASSLARSARQTALRYGTLPSRRALKNSRLVSQKDDVHLCIMCLRAIMNYQYGFNLVMSHPHAVNEIALSLNNKNPRTKALVLELLAAVCLVRGGHEIILAAFDNFKEVCKEKHRFERLMDYFRNEDSSIDFMVACMQFINIVVHSVEDMNFRVHLQYEFTKLGLEEFLQKSRHTESEKLQVQIQAYLDNVFDVGGLLEDAETKNVALEKVEELEEHLSHLTEKLLDLENENMMRVAELEKQLLQREKELEVVKETYEHTSHQVHTLRRMIKEKDEAFRRRYGSEPPPIPGIEPPPQPEPEPLEEALRLPVLPPVEAAPPPPPPPPPLPPPAPPLPGKCPPAPPLPGASPSIALTVGLSAIRIKKPIKTKFRLPVFNWTALKPNQISGTVFSELDDERVLEDLDLERFEELFKTKAQGPALDLVCAKNKASQKAASKVTLLEANRAKNLAITLRKAGRGTEEICRAIHTFDLATLPVDFVECLMRFLPTEAEVKALRQYERERKPLEELADEDRFMLQFSKVERLPQRMAIMAFLGNFTENLQMLTPQLNAIIAASASVKSSQKLKHMLEIILALGNYMNSSKRGAVYGFKLQSLDLLLDTKSTDRKMTLLHFIALTVREKYPELATFWQELHFVEKAAAVSLENVLLDVKELGRGMELLRRECGLHENSVLRSFLAASEGKLERLQKDARTAEDAYNTVVRYFGESPKTTPPSVFFPVFVRFIRSYKDAEQENETRKKQEEVMREKLLAQEAKKQEKRNKWQQQELIAELRRRQAKDHRPVYEGKDGTIEDIITALKSVPFTARTAKRGSRFFCDPSHHDESSC
- the FMNL3 gene encoding formin-like protein 3 isoform X7: MGNVESADGEALPRGPGAASASGPGGPGLLAPGKMPMPEPCELEERFALVLSSMNLPPDKARLLRQYDNEKKWDLICDQERFQVKSPPHAYIQKLRSFLEPGVTRKKFRRRVQESTKVLRELEISLRTNHIGWVREFLNDENKGLDVLVNYLSFAQCAVIYGTLPSRRALKNSRLVSQKDDVHLCIMCLRAIMNYQYGFNLVMSHPHAVNEIALSLNNKNPRTKALVLELLAAVCLVRGGHEIILAAFDNFKEVCKEKHRFERLMDYFRNEDSSIDFMVACMQFINIVVHSVEDMNFRVHLQYEFTKLGLEEFLQKSRHTESEKLQVQIQAYLDNVFDVGGLLEDAETKNVALEKVEELEEHLSHLTEKLLDLENENMMRVAELEKQLLQREKELEVVKETYEHTSHQVHTLRRMIKEKDEAFRRRYGSEPPPIPGIEPPPQPEPEPLEEALRLPVLPPVEAAPPPPPPPPPLPPPAPPLPGKCPPAPPLPGASPSIALTVGLSAIRIKKPIKTKFRLPVFNWTALKPNQISGTVFSELDDERVLEDLDLERFEELFKTKAQGPALDLVCAKNKASQKAASKVTLLEANRAKNLAITLRKAGRGTEEICRAIHTFDLATLPVDFVECLMRFLPTEAEVKALRQYERERKPLEELADEDRFMLQFSKVERLPQRMAIMAFLGNFTENLQMLTPQLNAIIAASASVKSSQKLKHMLEIILALGNYMNSSKRGAVYGFKLQSLDLLLDTKSTDRKMTLLHFIALTVREKYPELATFWQELHFVEKAAAVSLENVLLDVKELGRGMELLRRECGLHENSVLRSFLAASEGKLERLQKDARTAEDAYNTVVRYFGESPKTTPPSVFFPVFVRFIRSYKDAEQENETRKKQEEVMREKLLAQEAKKQEKRNKWQQQELIAELRRRQAKDHRPVYEGKDGTIEDIITALKSVPFTARTAKRGSRFFCDPSHHDESSC
- the FMNL3 gene encoding formin-like protein 3 isoform X1; the protein is MGNVESADGEALPRGPGAASASGPGGPGLLAPGKMPMPEPCELEERFALVLSSMNLPPDKARLLRQYDNEKKWDLICDQERFQVKSPPHAYIQKLRSFLEPGVTRKVRGLGRAGGGIQGVWGGGGGHGSALLCPQKFRRRVQESTKVLRELEISLRTNHIGWVREFLNDENKGLDVLVNYLSFAQCAVMLDFEGLEGGEDGALEKLRAWSRSIEDLQHPSALPAPFASSLARSARQTALRYGTLPSRRALKNSRLVSQKDDVHLCIMCLRAIMNYQYGFNLVMSHPHAVNEIALSLNNKNPRTKALVLELLAAVCLVRGGHEIILAAFDNFKEVCKEKHRFERLMDYFRNEDSSIDFMVACMQFINIVVHSVEDMNFRVHLQYEFTKLGLEEFLQKSRHTESEKLQVQIQAYLDNVFDVGGLLEDAETKNVALEKVEELEEHLSHLTEKLLDLENENMMRVAELEKQLLQREKELEVVKETYEHTSHQVHTLRRMIKEKDEAFRRRYGSEPPPIPGIEPPPQPEPEPLEEALRLPVLPPVEAAPPPPPPPPPLPPPAPPLPGKCPPAPPLPGASPSIALTVGLSAIRIKKPIKTKFRLPVFNWTALKPNQISGTVFSELDDERVLEDLDLERFEELFKTKAQGPALDLVCAKNKASQKAASKVTLLEANRAKNLAITLRKAGRGTEEICRAIHTFDLATLPVDFVECLMRFLPTEAEVKALRQYERERKPLEELADEDRFMLQFSKVERLPQRMAIMAFLGNFTENLQMLTPQLNAIIAASASVKSSQKLKHMLEIILALGNYMNSSKRGAVYGFKLQSLDLLLDTKSTDRKMTLLHFIALTVREKYPELATFWQELHFVEKAAAVSLENVLLDVKELGRGMELLRRECGLHENSVLRSFLAASEGKLERLQKDARTAEDAYNTVVRYFGESPKTTPPSVFFPVFVRFIRSYKDAEQENETRKKQEEVMREKLLAQEAKKQEKRNKWQQQELIAELRRRQAKDHRPVYEGKDGTIEDIITALKSVPFTARTAKRGSRFFCDPSHHDESSC
- the FMNL3 gene encoding formin-like protein 3 isoform X8, which gives rise to MCLRAIMNYQYGFNLVMSHPHAVNEIALSLNNKNPRTKALVLELLAAVCLVRGGHEIILAAFDNFKEVCKEKHRFERLMDYFRNEDSSIDFMVACMQFINIVVHSVEDMNFRVHLQYEFTKLGLEEFLQKSRHTESEKLQVQIQAYLDNVFDVGGLLEDAETKNVALEKVEELEEHLSHLTEKLLDLENENMMRVAELEKQLLQREKELEVVKETYEHTSHQVHTLRRMIKEKDEAFRRRYGSEPPPIPGIEPPPQPEPEPLEEALRLPVLPPVEAAPPPPPPPPPLPPPAPPLPGKCPPAPPLPGASPSIALTVGLSAIRIKKPIKTKFRLPVFNWTALKPNQISGTVFSELDDERVLEDLDLERFEELFKTKAQGPALDLVCAKNKASQKAASKVTLLEANRAKNLAITLRKAGRGTEEICRAIHTFDLATLPVDFVECLMRFLPTEAEVKALRQYERERKPLEELADEDRFMLQFSKVERLPQRMAIMAFLGNFTENLQMLTPQLNAIIAASASVKSSQKLKHMLEIILALGNYMNSSKRGAVYGFKLQSLDLLLDTKSTDRKMTLLHFIALTVREKYPELATFWQELHFVEKAAAVSLENVLLDVKELGRGMELLRRECGLHENSVLRSFLAASEGKLERLQKDARTAEDAYNTVVRYFGESPKTTPPSVFFPVFVRFIRSYKDAEQENETRKKQEEVMREKLLAQEAKKQEKRNKWQQQELIAELRRRQAKDHRPVYEGKDGTIEDIITALKSVPFTARTAKRGSRFFCDPSHHDESSC
- the FMNL3 gene encoding formin-like protein 3 isoform X3, with translation MGNVESADGEALPRGPGAASASGPGGPGLLAPGKMPMPEPCELEERFALVLSSMNLPPDKARLLRQYDNEKKWDLICDQERFQVKSPPHAYIQKLRSFLEPGVTRKKFRRRVQESTKVLRELEISLRTNHIGWVREFLNDENKGLDVLVNYLSFAQCAVIARVPPRLDFEGLEGGEDGALEKLRAWSRSIEDLQHPSALPAPFASSLARSARQTALRYGTLPSRRALKNSRLVSQKDDVHLCIMCLRAIMNYQYGFNLVMSHPHAVNEIALSLNNKNPRTKALVLELLAAVCLVRGGHEIILAAFDNFKEVCKEKHRFERLMDYFRNEDSSIDFMVACMQFINIVVHSVEDMNFRVHLQYEFTKLGLEEFLQSRHTESEKLQVQIQAYLDNVFDVGGLLEDAETKNVALEKVEELEEHLSHLTEKLLDLENENMMRVAELEKQLLQREKELEVVKETYEHTSHQVHTLRRMIKEKDEAFRRRYGSEPPPIPGIEPPPQPEPEPLEEALRLPVLPPVEAAPPPPPPPPPLPPPAPPLPGKCPPAPPLPGASPSIALTVGLSAIRIKKPIKTKFRLPVFNWTALKPNQISGTVFSELDDERVLEDLDLERFEELFKTKAQGPALDLVCAKNKASQKAASKVTLLEANRAKNLAITLRKAGRGTEEICRAIHTFDLATLPVDFVECLMRFLPTEAEVKALRQYERERKPLEELADEDRFMLQFSKVERLPQRMAIMAFLGNFTENLQMLTPQLNAIIAASASVKSSQKLKHMLEIILALGNYMNSSKRGAVYGFKLQSLDLLLDTKSTDRKMTLLHFIALTVREKYPELATFWQELHFVEKAAAVSLENVLLDVKELGRGMELLRRECGLHENSVLRSFLAASEGKLERLQKDARTAEDAYNTVVRYFGESPKTTPPSVFFPVFVRFIRSYKDAEQENETRKKQEEVMREKLLAQEAKKQEKRNKWQQQELIAELRRRQAKDHRPVYEGKDGTIEDIITALKSVPFTARTAKRGSRFFCDPSHHDESSC
- the FMNL3 gene encoding formin-like protein 3 isoform X5, which gives rise to MGNVESADGEALPRGPGAASASGPGGPGLLAPGKMPMPEPCELEERFALVLSSMNLPPDKARLLRQYDNEKKWDLICDQERFQVKSPPHAYIQKLRSFLEPGVTRKKFRRRVQESTKVLRELEISLRTNHIGWVREFLNDENKGLDVLVNYLSFAQCAVMLDFEGLEGGEDGALEKLRAWSRSIEDLQHPSALPAPFASSLARSARQTALRYGTLPSRRALKNSRLVSQKDDVHLCIMCLRAIMNYQYGFNLVMSHPHAVNEIALSLNNKNPRTKALVLELLAAVCLVRGGHEIILAAFDNFKEVCKEKHRFERLMDYFRNEDSSIDFMVACMQFINIVVHSVEDMNFRVHLQYEFTKLGLEEFLQKSRHTESEKLQVQIQAYLDNVFDVGGLLEDAETKNVALEKVEELEEHLSHLTEKLLDLENENMMRVAELEKQLLQREKELEVVKETYEHTSHQVHTLRRMIKEKDEAFRRRYGSEPPPIPGIEPPPQPEPEPLEEALRLPVLPPVEAAPPPPPPPPPLPPPAPPLPGKCPPAPPLPGASPSIALTVGLSAIRIKKPIKTKFRLPVFNWTALKPNQISGTVFSELDDERVLEDLDLERFEELFKTKAQGPALDLVCAKNKASQKAASKVTLLEANRAKNLAITLRKAGRGTEEICRAIHTFDLATLPVDFVECLMRFLPTEAEVKALRQYERERKPLEELADEDRFMLQFSKVERLPQRMAIMAFLGNFTENLQMLTPQLNAIIAASASVKSSQKLKHMLEIILALGNYMNSSKRGAVYGFKLQSLDLLLDTKSTDRKMTLLHFIALTVREKYPELATFWQELHFVEKAAAVSLENVLLDVKELGRGMELLRRECGLHENSVLRSFLAASEGKLERLQKDARTAEDAYNTVVRYFGESPKTTPPSVFFPVFVRFIRSYKDAEQENETRKKQEEVMREKLLAQEAKKQEKRNKWQQQELIAELRRRQAKDHRPVYEGKDGTIEDIITALKSVPFTARTAKRGSRFFCDPSHHDESSC
- the FMNL3 gene encoding formin-like protein 3 isoform X2 encodes the protein MGNVESADGEALPRGPGAASASGPGGPGLLAPGKMPMPEPCELEERFALVLSSMNLPPDKARLLRQYDNEKKWDLICDQERFQVKSPPHAYIQKLRSFLEPGVTRKKFRRRVQESTKVLRELEISLRTNHIGWVREFLNDENKGLDVLVNYLSFAQCAVIARVPPRLDFEGLEGGEDGALEKLRAWSRSIEDLQHPSALPAPFASSLARSARQTALRYGTLPSRRALKNSRLVSQKDDVHLCIMCLRAIMNYQYGFNLVMSHPHAVNEIALSLNNKNPRTKALVLELLAAVCLVRGGHEIILAAFDNFKEVCKEKHRFERLMDYFRNEDSSIDFMVACMQFINIVVHSVEDMNFRVHLQYEFTKLGLEEFLQKSRHTESEKLQVQIQAYLDNVFDVGGLLEDAETKNVALEKVEELEEHLSHLTEKLLDLENENMMRVAELEKQLLQREKELEVVKETYEHTSHQVHTLRRMIKEKDEAFRRRYGSEPPPIPGIEPPPQPEPEPLEEALRLPVLPPVEAAPPPPPPPPPLPPPAPPLPGKCPPAPPLPGASPSIALTVGLSAIRIKKPIKTKFRLPVFNWTALKPNQISGTVFSELDDERVLEDLDLERFEELFKTKAQGPALDLVCAKNKASQKAASKVTLLEANRAKNLAITLRKAGRGTEEICRAIHTFDLATLPVDFVECLMRFLPTEAEVKALRQYERERKPLEELADEDRFMLQFSKVERLPQRMAIMAFLGNFTENLQMLTPQLNAIIAASASVKSSQKLKHMLEIILALGNYMNSSKRGAVYGFKLQSLDLLLDTKSTDRKMTLLHFIALTVREKYPELATFWQELHFVEKAAAVSLENVLLDVKELGRGMELLRRECGLHENSVLRSFLAASEGKLERLQKDARTAEDAYNTVVRYFGESPKTTPPSVFFPVFVRFIRSYKDAEQENETRKKQEEVMREKLLAQEAKKQEKRNKWQQQELIAELRRRQAKDHRPVYEGKDGTIEDIITALKSVPFTARTAKRGSRFFCDPSHHDESSC
- the FMNL3 gene encoding formin-like protein 3 isoform X4, giving the protein MGNVESADGEALPRGPGAASASGPGGPGLLAPGKMPMPEPCELEERFALVLSSMNLPPDKARLLRQYDNEKKWDLICDQERFQVKSPPHAYIQKLRSFLEPGVTRKFRRRVQESTKVLRELEISLRTNHIGWVREFLNDENKGLDVLVNYLSFAQCAVIARVPPRLDFEGLEGGEDGALEKLRAWSRSIEDLQHPSALPAPFASSLARSARQTALRYGTLPSRRALKNSRLVSQKDDVHLCIMCLRAIMNYQYGFNLVMSHPHAVNEIALSLNNKNPRTKALVLELLAAVCLVRGGHEIILAAFDNFKEVCKEKHRFERLMDYFRNEDSSIDFMVACMQFINIVVHSVEDMNFRVHLQYEFTKLGLEEFLQKSRHTESEKLQVQIQAYLDNVFDVGGLLEDAETKNVALEKVEELEEHLSHLTEKLLDLENENMMRVAELEKQLLQREKELEVVKETYEHTSHQVHTLRRMIKEKDEAFRRRYGSEPPPIPGIEPPPQPEPEPLEEALRLPVLPPVEAAPPPPPPPPPLPPPAPPLPGKCPPAPPLPGASPSIALTVGLSAIRIKKPIKTKFRLPVFNWTALKPNQISGTVFSELDDERVLEDLDLERFEELFKTKAQGPALDLVCAKNKASQKAASKVTLLEANRAKNLAITLRKAGRGTEEICRAIHTFDLATLPVDFVECLMRFLPTEAEVKALRQYERERKPLEELADEDRFMLQFSKVERLPQRMAIMAFLGNFTENLQMLTPQLNAIIAASASVKSSQKLKHMLEIILALGNYMNSSKRGAVYGFKLQSLDLLLDTKSTDRKMTLLHFIALTVREKYPELATFWQELHFVEKAAAVSLENVLLDVKELGRGMELLRRECGLHENSVLRSFLAASEGKLERLQKDARTAEDAYNTVVRYFGESPKTTPPSVFFPVFVRFIRSYKDAEQENETRKKQEEVMREKLLAQEAKKQEKRNKWQQQELIAELRRRQAKDHRPVYEGKDGTIEDIITALKSVPFTARTAKRGSRFFCDPSHHDESSC